The following are encoded together in the Clostridia bacterium genome:
- a CDS encoding AzlD domain-containing protein, producing the protein MNVSYLLVSALLMFAATVIPRFLPFVFIKRKITSPFWKSFLFYLPYAVLAALTFPYVIYSTGSIPAAAIATAAALAMSFFELNMAAVAAISFLVALGLGYLF; encoded by the coding sequence ATGAACGTCTCTTACCTCCTCGTTTCCGCTTTATTGATGTTCGCGGCGACCGTGATCCCGCGTTTTCTGCCCTTCGTCTTCATCAAACGAAAGATCACGTCCCCTTTTTGGAAATCCTTTCTTTTCTATCTGCCCTACGCCGTTCTCGCCGCGCTGACCTTCCCCTACGTCATTTATTCGACGGGGAGCATTCCCGCGGCGGCGATTGCGACTGCGGCGGCGCTCGCGATGAGTTTCTTCGAATTGAATATGGCGGCGGTCGCAGCCATTTCCTTCCTCGTCGCGCTCGGGCTGGGCTATTTGTTTTAA
- a CDS encoding HU family DNA-binding protein produces MTKNELVKAIAAKAELTGAQSAKALDAFIEAVTEALKNGDKVSLVGFGSFEIKDIPAKEGINPATGAKIQIAASKKPVLKFGKAYKESFNA; encoded by the coding sequence ATGACGAAAAACGAATTAGTGAAAGCGATCGCCGCGAAAGCGGAACTCACGGGCGCGCAATCCGCGAAAGCGTTGGATGCTTTTATTGAAGCGGTTACCGAAGCTCTTAAAAACGGTGACAAAGTTTCTCTCGTCGGCTTCGGCTCCTTCGAGATCAAAGACATCCCCGCGAAAGAAGGCATCAATCCCGCCACCGGCGCGAAGATCCAAATTGCGGCAAGCAAGAAACCCGTCTTGAAATTCGGCAAGGCCTATAAAGAGAGTTTCAACGCGTAA
- a CDS encoding Mrp/NBP35 family ATP-binding protein: MEDTMACDHNCENCGENCSERSGGIEKERLHELAKVKKVIGVISGKGGVGKSLVTSLMAVACQRRGYRAAILDADVTGPSIPRAFGIKGRAYGDESAILPMESAFGTQIMSVNLLLENETDPVVWRGPVIAGMVKNFWTQVVWKDVDFMFVDMPPGTGDVPLTVMQSLPLAGVIVVTTPQDLVEMIVKKAVKMAELLKIPVLGFVENMSYYKCPKCGEKHRIFGESKAEKIRKETGKIVEELPIDPAITALSDGGKIELIEENLLNALADEVEKLL, translated from the coding sequence ATGGAGGATACTATGGCTTGCGATCATAATTGTGAAAATTGCGGAGAGAATTGCTCCGAAAGATCGGGCGGCATCGAGAAAGAGCGCTTGCACGAGCTTGCGAAAGTTAAAAAGGTCATCGGCGTCATCAGCGGAAAGGGCGGCGTGGGAAAATCCCTCGTTACCTCTTTAATGGCGGTTGCCTGCCAAAGAAGAGGATATCGCGCCGCGATCTTGGATGCGGACGTAACGGGGCCTTCGATTCCGCGCGCGTTTGGGATCAAGGGGCGCGCCTACGGCGACGAGAGCGCGATCCTTCCGATGGAAAGCGCGTTCGGGACGCAGATCATGAGCGTCAACCTTTTGCTTGAAAACGAGACCGATCCCGTCGTCTGGCGCGGACCCGTCATCGCGGGAATGGTGAAGAATTTTTGGACGCAGGTCGTCTGGAAGGACGTGGACTTTATGTTCGTCGATATGCCCCCGGGCACGGGCGACGTTCCGCTGACCGTGATGCAGTCTTTGCCGCTTGCGGGCGTCATCGTCGTCACCACGCCGCAAGACCTCGTCGAGATGATCGTCAAAAAGGCGGTCAAGATGGCGGAGCTTTTGAAGATCCCCGTTCTCGGTTTCGTGGAAAATATGTCGTACTACAAATGCCCGAAATGCGGCGAGAAGCATCGTATTTTCGGAGAGAGCAAGGCGGAAAAGATCCGCAAAGAGACGGGCAAGATCGTCGAAGAGCTTCCGATCGATCCCGCAATCACCGCTCTTTCGGACGGAGGAAAGATCGAGCTTATCGAAGAGAACCTTTTGAACGCTCTTGCGGACGAAGTGGAAAAACTCCTTTAA
- the upp gene encoding uracil phosphoribosyltransferase, with the protein MQFPKNVTVFNHPLINHKIAILRNKSTGMKEFRELVEEITTLMAFESLKDIPTTEIDVETPLETCRQTVVQEKSVVVVPVLRAGLGMVNGIHTLLPTAKVGHIGLYRNEETLEPCEYYCKLPDGIENKTVIVLDPMLATGGSAVAAINMLKARGCKTIKQMSIIAAPIGVETLAKAHPDVQIYVATVDRQLNNNGYILPGLGDAGDRLFGTK; encoded by the coding sequence ATGCAATTTCCGAAAAACGTAACGGTGTTCAATCACCCCTTGATCAATCACAAGATCGCCATTTTGAGAAATAAGTCGACCGGAATGAAAGAATTCCGCGAGCTCGTCGAAGAGATCACGACCCTTATGGCGTTCGAAAGCCTGAAAGACATCCCGACAACCGAAATCGACGTCGAGACCCCGCTCGAAACCTGCCGCCAAACGGTCGTTCAGGAAAAAAGCGTCGTCGTCGTCCCCGTGCTTCGCGCCGGACTCGGTATGGTGAACGGCATCCACACCCTTCTTCCTACCGCGAAGGTCGGTCATATCGGTCTTTACAGAAACGAGGAAACCTTGGAGCCCTGCGAATACTATTGCAAGCTTCCCGACGGGATCGAGAATAAGACCGTCATCGTCTTGGATCCGATGCTCGCCACGGGCGGCAGCGCGGTCGCCGCGATCAATATGCTCAAAGCCCGCGGTTGCAAGACGATCAAGCAAATGTCCATCATCGCCGCGCCGATCGGAGTGGAAACCCTCGCGAAGGCGCATCCGGACGTCCAGATCTACGTTGCGACCGTGGATCGCCAGCTCAATAATAACGGCTATATCCTTCCGGGGCTTGGGGATGCGGGGGATCGCTTGTTCGGCACGAAATAA
- a CDS encoding uracil-xanthine permease, producing MNKNGLIYDVEDKPKFSNLIVFALQQVLAIITATIAVPTIIGLPTQIPAAILGAGVGTIVYLLFTRFKSPVFLGSSFAFLSSLFVATTFGYCGILVGAIFAGLVYVVIAIVIHFAGTKWVSKLMPPVIIGPTVALIGLSLAGNAIGDLVKASGFYAQEYARVGGVEALIKNTATYNLVALLCGLVAFAVIIICSSQKKFKSMKLIPFILGIAAGYAVASIFSIFGYACKCDYLKIVNWDPLVANFVQNGKFVGITAFLNYPHFGLIEAIKEIANKEAGISGANLLNWAGVGEVAIAFIPVALVVFAEHIADHKNLGSIIGRDLVEGEPGLEKTLLGDGVGSIAGTIFGICPNTTYGESVGCVAITKNASVRSILVAAIMCIVLSFLSPIMALLQTIPNCVMGGVCLTLYGFIAVSGLKMFKEVDLGDNKNLFTVSAILIAGIGGLSVKIPYALNGDGSVAKTITITAIATALLLGICVYALMNFIEKKNATIENADADENAPESLVAGAVAPDASFELQGTEKEAAAEETTDKE from the coding sequence ATGAATAAAAACGGCCTTATCTATGACGTTGAAGACAAGCCTAAGTTCAGTAATCTGATCGTCTTCGCTCTTCAACAGGTCCTCGCCATCATCACGGCGACGATCGCGGTCCCGACCATCATCGGTCTTCCGACCCAGATCCCTGCGGCGATCCTCGGCGCGGGCGTGGGAACGATCGTCTACCTGCTCTTTACGAGATTTAAGAGCCCGGTCTTCCTCGGCAGCTCTTTCGCGTTTCTGAGCTCCTTGTTCGTCGCGACGACCTTCGGTTACTGCGGTATCTTGGTCGGGGCGATCTTCGCGGGTCTCGTCTACGTCGTGATCGCGATCGTGATCCACTTCGCGGGAACGAAATGGGTCTCCAAATTGATGCCTCCCGTCATCATCGGGCCGACGGTTGCTTTGATCGGTCTTTCTCTCGCGGGTAACGCGATCGGCGACCTTGTTAAAGCTTCCGGTTTCTATGCTCAGGAATATGCTCGCGTAGGCGGCGTCGAGGCGTTGATTAAAAACACCGCGACTTATAACCTCGTCGCGCTTCTCTGCGGTTTGGTCGCTTTCGCGGTCATCATCATCTGCTCTTCGCAAAAGAAATTCAAGTCGATGAAGCTCATTCCGTTCATCCTCGGTATTGCCGCCGGTTATGCGGTCGCTTCGATCTTCTCGATCTTCGGCTACGCTTGCAAATGCGATTACCTCAAAATCGTGAACTGGGACCCCCTTGTCGCGAATTTCGTCCAAAACGGTAAATTCGTCGGAATTACCGCGTTCTTGAATTATCCGCATTTCGGACTTATCGAAGCGATCAAAGAAATCGCGAATAAGGAAGCGGGAATCAGCGGCGCGAATCTTTTGAACTGGGCGGGCGTCGGCGAAGTCGCCATCGCGTTTATCCCCGTTGCGCTCGTCGTCTTCGCGGAGCACATTGCGGACCATAAGAACCTCGGTTCGATCATCGGTCGCGACCTCGTCGAGGGCGAACCCGGACTCGAAAAGACCCTCCTCGGCGACGGCGTCGGTTCCATCGCGGGTACCATCTTCGGTATCTGCCCGAACACGACCTACGGCGAATCCGTCGGTTGCGTGGCGATCACCAAGAACGCTTCCGTTCGCTCGATCCTCGTCGCGGCGATCATGTGCATCGTCCTGTCCTTCCTCAGCCCGATCATGGCGCTTCTCCAAACGATCCCGAACTGCGTTATGGGCGGCGTTTGCTTGACTTTGTACGGCTTCATCGCGGTCAGCGGTCTTAAAATGTTCAAAGAAGTCGATCTCGGCGACAATAAAAATCTCTTCACCGTTTCCGCGATCCTTATCGCGGGTATCGGCGGCTTGTCGGTTAAGATCCCATACGCTTTGAATGGCGACGGCTCCGTCGCGAAGACCATCACGATCACCGCGATCGCGACTGCGCTTCTCCTCGGCATCTGCGTCTATGCGCTTATGAACTTCATCGAGAAGAAGAACGCGACGATCGAAAACGCGGACGCGGATGAAAACGCTCCCGAAAGCTTGGTTGCGGGCGCGGTCGCTCCCGACGCTTCTTTCGAGCTTCAAGGCACCGAAAAAGAAGCGGCGGCGGAAGAAACCACCGATAAAGAATAA
- a CDS encoding TIGR04100 family radical SAM protein — protein sequence MNNSILYEVHNGLYVNLTNKCPCACVFCLRNTTETVGRSDRLWLEKEPTVEEVEAEFKLRDLSKYEEIVFCGFGEPTERLDALKEIAAFLKANYDKPIRVNTNGLGDLVNGRKIANELKGLVDVVSISLNTPNEDRYMEEVRPKFGKGSFAAMLSFARDCAKVLPKVVLSTVDTTLTKEEEAKCAEIAKEMGAVYRIRPFE from the coding sequence ATGAATAACAGTATCTTGTACGAAGTTCATAACGGACTGTATGTCAATTTAACGAACAAGTGCCCGTGCGCTTGCGTCTTTTGCCTCAGAAACACGACGGAGACCGTCGGACGCTCCGATCGCCTGTGGCTCGAAAAGGAACCGACCGTCGAGGAGGTCGAAGCGGAATTCAAGCTCCGCGACCTCTCGAAGTACGAAGAGATCGTCTTCTGCGGTTTCGGCGAACCGACCGAGCGGCTGGACGCCCTGAAAGAGATTGCGGCGTTCCTCAAAGCGAATTACGATAAGCCGATTCGCGTCAACACGAACGGTCTCGGAGACCTCGTCAACGGAAGAAAGATCGCGAACGAACTCAAAGGACTCGTGGACGTCGTCTCGATCAGTCTGAACACGCCGAACGAGGATCGCTATATGGAAGAAGTCCGCCCGAAATTCGGAAAGGGTTCCTTCGCCGCGATGCTGTCCTTTGCGAGGGATTGCGCGAAAGTTTTGCCGAAAGTCGTCTTATCCACCGTCGACACGACGCTGACGAAAGAGGAAGAGGCGAAGTGCGCGGAGATCGCGAAGGAGATGGGAGCGGTTTATAGGATTCGCCCCTTTGAATAG
- a CDS encoding ABC transporter ATP-binding protein: MIEITGVSKQYGEFFAVRDVSLVIKQGEFFIITGRSGSGKSTLMKLASGLMTPTSGEVCAEGTPLSSLSEKKLCAFRNHVIGYVFQTFGLEENFTAFENVELPLVIAGVKAKERKKRVLEVAETVGLIPFLHKPSRVLSGGEKQRVAIARAIVNNPKYLFADEPCGNLDSENTAAVLSLLKKLNEGGITIVMVTHDVSQLSLATHSVELSDGKIIYETFSD; the protein is encoded by the coding sequence ATGATCGAGATAACGGGAGTAAGCAAACAATACGGCGAATTTTTTGCGGTTCGGGACGTTTCTCTCGTCATAAAACAGGGCGAGTTTTTTATCATAACCGGTCGGTCGGGAAGCGGAAAAAGCACTTTGATGAAACTCGCGAGCGGATTGATGACTCCGACTTCGGGCGAAGTGTGCGCGGAAGGAACGCCGCTTTCCTCTCTTTCGGAGAAGAAGCTTTGCGCGTTTCGTAATCACGTCATCGGCTACGTCTTTCAAACGTTCGGATTGGAAGAAAACTTTACGGCGTTTGAAAACGTCGAGCTTCCGCTTGTGATCGCGGGCGTCAAAGCGAAAGAAAGGAAGAAGCGCGTGCTCGAAGTCGCCGAAACGGTGGGGTTGATCCCGTTTTTGCATAAACCGTCGCGAGTTCTTTCGGGCGGCGAAAAGCAGAGAGTCGCGATTGCGCGGGCGATCGTAAACAATCCGAAATATTTGTTCGCGGACGAGCCTTGCGGAAATTTGGACAGCGAGAATACCGCGGCGGTTCTGTCCCTTTTGAAAAAGCTGAACGAAGGGGGAATTACGATCGTTATGGTGACGCACGACGTAAGCCAACTGTCGCTCGCGACGCACAGCGTGGAACTGTCGGACGGGAAAATCATCTATGAAACGTTTTCTGATTAA